In one window of Syngnathus scovelli strain Florida chromosome 22, RoL_Ssco_1.2, whole genome shotgun sequence DNA:
- the grip1 gene encoding glutamate receptor-interacting protein 1 isoform X2 → MERFLALLRLLQRRRRRRYRADDDYQEGYDDVYFYTSKYHARLLHEGPYTKQSAGSRPSDGALAVRRQSIPDEFRGCTLVELMKKEGTTLGLTVSGGIDKDGKPRVSNLRQGGIAARSDQLNVGDYIRSVNGINLAKFRHDEIISLLKNVGERVLLEVEYELPPVSVQGSGVMFKTVEVTLHKEGNSFGFVIRGGASEDRNKCRPIVIATVRSGGPADREGSIKPGDRLLSIDGIRLHGNTLAEAMSVLKQSGQEATMLLEYDVSVMDSVSSASGPLLVEVAKATGSSLGVALSSSMFCSKQVIVIDKVKAASIADRCGALHAGDHILSVDGKSMEFCSLAEATQLLSASCHNVRLEILPQHQARPALNAPQQALGHTFSPGSMSAYSLSSLNMSIPRNAYPTSPRGTLMRKKQKKKDFKSSLSLASSTVGLAGQVVHTETTEVTLLGDGVMGFGLQLQGGVFATETLSSPPLIAYIDPDSPAERCGILQIGDRILSINGVPTEDSTLEETNQLLRDSSITAQLTLEIEFDVAESVIPSSGTFHVKLPKKPGVELGITISSPSNRKAGDPLIISDIKKGSVAHRTGTLELGDKLLAIDNIRVETCSMEEAVQILRQCEELVKLKIRKDEDNSDEQEVSGSIIYTVELQRYGGPLGITISGTEEPFDPIIISSLTKGGLAERTGAIHVGDRILAINSSSLKGKPLSEAITLLQQAGETVTLKIKKHGELSSPKSCPGQENHDGEGGEEPPLTAPPPPSAQRLFGTLPSVDSAVESWDGSNVDGGFGSPTPSFQSSPFTFHEWRNAKTGNGQSPASSRRRANPLPDLSGLNDDWEHVTLGGFTVGHDGTEPDQEENFWSQALEDLETCGQSGILRELEEPEKETELLTGATIMSGSTLSLNHEPPASRTSLGRQASFQERSNSRPQVTPRSNTLPSDPQRRAFAMKKMRQEVNDILNQTPVELHKLTLEKSSDLEDFGFSVSDGVLDRGVYVNNIRGGGPAERGGLQAYDRLLQINHVRTRDFDCCLVVPLIAESSNRLDLVISRNPASSANPLTNHTEGTDNSHAPQTTAYQKEAREDAGEDGAPIKWKKPGDGLGAGLGAGLVTNTSV, encoded by the exons ATGAAGGTCCGTACACCAAACAGTCGGCGGGCTCGCGTCCGTCGGACGGAGCGCTGGCCGTCAGGAGGCAGAGCATCCCGG ATGagttccggggctgcacgctggTGGAGCTgatgaagaaggagggcaccacGCTGGGGCTGACTGTGTCGGGCGGCATCGACAAGGACGGAAAGCCGCGGGTGTCCAACCTGAGGCAGGGAGGGATCGCCGCCAG GAGCGACCAGCTGAACGTGGGCGACTACATCCGCTCCGTCAACGGCATCAACTTGGCCAAGTTCCGCCACGACGAGATCATCAGCCTGCTGAAGAACGTGGGCGAGCGCGTGCTGCTGGAGGTGGAATACGAGCTGCCGCCCGTCT CCGTGCAGGGTTCGGGTGTCATGTTCAAGACGGTGGAGGTGACGCTGCACAAGGAAGGGAACAGCTTTGGATTCGTCATCAGAG GTGGAGCCAGCGAAGACAGGAACAAGTGTCGACCCATCGTCATAGCAACCGTACGCTCGGGAGGGCCAGCTGACAG GGAGGGCAGCATCAAACCTGGCGACCGTCTGCTGAGCATCGACGGCATCCGTCTCCACGGCAACACGCTGGCGGAGGCCATGAGCGTTCTGAAGCAGAGCGGGCAGGAAGCCACCATGCTGCTGGAGTACGACGTCTCCGTCATGG ACTCCGTGTCTTCGGCTTCGGGTCCTCTGCTGGTGGAGGTTGCCAAGGCGACGGGCTCCAGCCTGGGCGTGGCTCTGTCCTCGTCCATGTTCTGCAGCAAGCAGGTCATCGTCATCGACAAAGTTAAAGCGGCCAGCATCGCCGACAG GTGCGGCGCCCTCCACGCGGGCGATCACATCCTGTCGGTGGACGGCAAATCCATGGAGTTCTGCTCCCTGGCCGAGGCCACGCAGCTGCTGTCCGCTTCCTGCCACAACGTGCGCTTGGAGATCCTGCCGCAACACCAGGCCCGCCCGGCCCTCAACGCGCCGCAGCAAG CGCTGGGCCACACGTTCTCGCCGGGCTCCATGTCGGCGTACAGTCTGTCGTCCCTCAACATGAGCATTCCCAGGAACGCGTATCCCACCAGTCCGCGGGGCACGCTCATGAggaagaagcagaagaagaaggacTTCAAGAGCTCCC tgTCCCTGGCGTCCAGCACGGTGGGTCTGGCCGGCCAGGTGGTCCACACCGAGACCACCGAGGTGACCTTGCTGGGCGACGGCGTCATGGGCTTCGGCCTCCAGCTGCAGGGCGGCGTCTTTGCCACCGAGACGCTCTCCTCGCCCCCGCTCATCGCTTACATCGACCCTGACAGTCCCGCTGAGAG GTGCGGCATCCTGCAGATCGGCGACAGGATCTTGTCCATCAACGGCGTTCCCACAGAAGACTCCACTTTGGAAGAAACCAATCAGCTGCTCAGAGACTCCTCCATCACTGCACAACTCACACTGGAGATTGAGTTTGACGTGGCCG AATCGGTCATCCCGTCCTCCGGAACCTTCCACGTGAAGCTGCCCAAGAAACCGGGAGTGGAACTGGGAATCACCATCAGCT CGCCGTCCAACAGGAAAGCGGGGGACCCTCTCATCATCTCAGACATCAAGAAGGGCAGCGTGGCTCACAG GACGGGCACGCTGGAGCTGGGAGACAAGCTGCTGGCCATCGACAACATCCGCGTGGAGACCTGCTCCATGGAGGAGGCCGTGCAGATCCTGCGGCAGTGCGAAGAGCTGGTCAAGCTCAAGATACGCAAAGACGAGGACAACTCCG ACGAGCAGGAGGTGTCGGGGAGCATCATCTACACGGTGGAGCTGCAGCGCTACGGAGGGCCCCTGGGCATCACCATCTCCGGCACCGAGGAGCCTTTCGACCCTATCATCATCTCCTcgctcaccaagggaggcctggCCGAGAG GACGGGCGCCATCCACGTGGGCGACCGCATCCTGGCCATCAACAGCAGCAGCCTGAAGGGCAAACCCCTGAGCGAGGCCATCACCCTCCTCCAGCAGGCGGGGGAGACCGTCACGCTCAAGATCAAGAAACACGGTGAAC TGTCCAGTCCCAAGTCGTGTCCGGGCCAGGAGAACCACGACGGCGAGGGGGGAGAGGAGCCGCCTCTCACGGCGCCGCCCCCCCCTTCGGCTCAGAGGTTGTTCGGCACGCTGCCCTCCGTCGACAGCGCCGTGGAGTCCTGGGACGGGTCCAACGTGGACGGCGGCTTCGGCAGCCCGA CTCCTTCCTTCCAGTCGTCGCCCTTCACCTTCCACGAGTGGCGCAACGCCAAGACGGGCAACGGCCAATCGCCCGCTTCCTCTCGCCGGAGAGCCAATCCGCTGCCGGACCTGTCGGGCCTCAACGACGACTGGGAACACGTCACGCTCGGCGG GTTCACGGTGGGTCATGATGGGACAGAACCGGACCAGGAGGAGAACTTCTGGTCTCAGGCTCTGGAGGATCTGGAGACGTGTGGACAGAGCGGAATCCTCAGAGAACTGGag GAGCCAGAAAAGGAGACGGAGCTCCTCACTGGG GCCACCATCATGTCCGGCTCCACCCTCAGCCTGAACCACGAGCCGCCCGCCTCGCGCACCTCGCTGGGACGCCAGGCCAGCTTCCAGGAACGCAGCAACAGCCGCCCCCAG GTGACCCCGCGCTCCAACACCTTGCCCTCCGACCCCCAGCGCAGAGCCTTCGCCATGAAGAAGATGAGGCAGGAAGTCAACGACATCCTCAATCAGACGCCGGTGGAGCTTCACAAG CTGACTCTGGAAAAGTCTTCCGACTTGGAGGACTTTGGCTTCAGCGTGTCGGACGGCGTTCTCGATCGCGGCGTTTACGTCAACAACATCCGCGGCGGCGGCCCGGCCGAGCGCGGAGGCCTGCAGGCGTACGACCGCCTCCTACAG ATAAACCACGTGCGCACTCGAGACTTTGACTGCTGCCTGGTCGTTCCGCTCATCGCCGAGTCGTCGAACCGCTTGGATTTGGTCATCAGCCGAAACCCCGCCTCCTCCGCCAACCCGCTGACCAATCATACGGAAGGCACAGACAATAGCCACGCCCCTCAGACGACCGCTTACCAAAAGGAAGCGCGTGAGGACGCGGGCGAGGACGGCGCGCCAATCAAGTGGAAGAAACCTGGGGACGGGCTGGGGGCCGGCCTGGGGGCGGGGCTAGTCACCAACACTTCTGTATAG
- the grip1 gene encoding glutamate receptor-interacting protein 1 isoform X1 codes for MERFLALLRLLQRRRRRRYRADDDYQEGYDDVYFYTSKYHARLLHEGPYTKQSAGSRPSDGALAVRRQSIPDEFRGCTLVELMKKEGTTLGLTVSGGIDKDGKPRVSNLRQGGIAARSDQLNVGDYIRSVNGINLAKFRHDEIISLLKNVGERVLLEVEYELPPVSVQGSGVMFKTVEVTLHKEGNSFGFVIRGGASEDRNKCRPIVIATVRSGGPADREGSIKPGDRLLSIDGIRLHGNTLAEAMSVLKQSGQEATMLLEYDVSVMDSVSSASGPLLVEVAKATGSSLGVALSSSMFCSKQVIVIDKVKAASIADRCGALHAGDHILSVDGKSMEFCSLAEATQLLSASCHNVRLEILPQHQARPALNAPQQVKVQRSPRPLPWETGTSAPILPPYHYNTYHPDQSGGRSHNRHTNNASLGHTFSPGSMSAYSLSSLNMSIPRNAYPTSPRGTLMRKKQKKKDFKSSLSLASSTVGLAGQVVHTETTEVTLLGDGVMGFGLQLQGGVFATETLSSPPLIAYIDPDSPAERCGILQIGDRILSINGVPTEDSTLEETNQLLRDSSITAQLTLEIEFDVAESVIPSSGTFHVKLPKKPGVELGITISSPSNRKAGDPLIISDIKKGSVAHRTGTLELGDKLLAIDNIRVETCSMEEAVQILRQCEELVKLKIRKDEDNSDEQEVSGSIIYTVELQRYGGPLGITISGTEEPFDPIIISSLTKGGLAERTGAIHVGDRILAINSSSLKGKPLSEAITLLQQAGETVTLKIKKHGELSSPKSCPGQENHDGEGGEEPPLTAPPPPSAQRLFGTLPSVDSAVESWDGSNVDGGFGSPTPSFQSSPFTFHEWRNAKTGNGQSPASSRRRANPLPDLSGLNDDWEHVTLGGFTVGHDGTEPDQEENFWSQALEDLETCGQSGILRELEEPEKETELLTGATIMSGSTLSLNHEPPASRTSLGRQASFQERSNSRPQVTPRSNTLPSDPQRRAFAMKKMRQEVNDILNQTPVELHKLTLEKSSDLEDFGFSVSDGVLDRGVYVNNIRGGGPAERGGLQAYDRLLQINHVRTRDFDCCLVVPLIAESSNRLDLVISRNPASSANPLTNHTEGTDNSHAPQTTAYQKEAREDAGEDGAPIKWKKPGDGLGAGLGAGLVTNTSV; via the exons ATGAAGGTCCGTACACCAAACAGTCGGCGGGCTCGCGTCCGTCGGACGGAGCGCTGGCCGTCAGGAGGCAGAGCATCCCGG ATGagttccggggctgcacgctggTGGAGCTgatgaagaaggagggcaccacGCTGGGGCTGACTGTGTCGGGCGGCATCGACAAGGACGGAAAGCCGCGGGTGTCCAACCTGAGGCAGGGAGGGATCGCCGCCAG GAGCGACCAGCTGAACGTGGGCGACTACATCCGCTCCGTCAACGGCATCAACTTGGCCAAGTTCCGCCACGACGAGATCATCAGCCTGCTGAAGAACGTGGGCGAGCGCGTGCTGCTGGAGGTGGAATACGAGCTGCCGCCCGTCT CCGTGCAGGGTTCGGGTGTCATGTTCAAGACGGTGGAGGTGACGCTGCACAAGGAAGGGAACAGCTTTGGATTCGTCATCAGAG GTGGAGCCAGCGAAGACAGGAACAAGTGTCGACCCATCGTCATAGCAACCGTACGCTCGGGAGGGCCAGCTGACAG GGAGGGCAGCATCAAACCTGGCGACCGTCTGCTGAGCATCGACGGCATCCGTCTCCACGGCAACACGCTGGCGGAGGCCATGAGCGTTCTGAAGCAGAGCGGGCAGGAAGCCACCATGCTGCTGGAGTACGACGTCTCCGTCATGG ACTCCGTGTCTTCGGCTTCGGGTCCTCTGCTGGTGGAGGTTGCCAAGGCGACGGGCTCCAGCCTGGGCGTGGCTCTGTCCTCGTCCATGTTCTGCAGCAAGCAGGTCATCGTCATCGACAAAGTTAAAGCGGCCAGCATCGCCGACAG GTGCGGCGCCCTCCACGCGGGCGATCACATCCTGTCGGTGGACGGCAAATCCATGGAGTTCTGCTCCCTGGCCGAGGCCACGCAGCTGCTGTCCGCTTCCTGCCACAACGTGCGCTTGGAGATCCTGCCGCAACACCAGGCCCGCCCGGCCCTCAACGCGCCGCAGCAAG tCAAGGTGCAGCGTtctccccgccccctcccctggGAGACGGGAACCTCCGCACCCATCCTCCCCCCTTACCACTACAACACGTACCATCCTGACCAATCGGGCGGCAGGTCGCACAACCGCCATACAAACAACGCGT CGCTGGGCCACACGTTCTCGCCGGGCTCCATGTCGGCGTACAGTCTGTCGTCCCTCAACATGAGCATTCCCAGGAACGCGTATCCCACCAGTCCGCGGGGCACGCTCATGAggaagaagcagaagaagaaggacTTCAAGAGCTCCC tgTCCCTGGCGTCCAGCACGGTGGGTCTGGCCGGCCAGGTGGTCCACACCGAGACCACCGAGGTGACCTTGCTGGGCGACGGCGTCATGGGCTTCGGCCTCCAGCTGCAGGGCGGCGTCTTTGCCACCGAGACGCTCTCCTCGCCCCCGCTCATCGCTTACATCGACCCTGACAGTCCCGCTGAGAG GTGCGGCATCCTGCAGATCGGCGACAGGATCTTGTCCATCAACGGCGTTCCCACAGAAGACTCCACTTTGGAAGAAACCAATCAGCTGCTCAGAGACTCCTCCATCACTGCACAACTCACACTGGAGATTGAGTTTGACGTGGCCG AATCGGTCATCCCGTCCTCCGGAACCTTCCACGTGAAGCTGCCCAAGAAACCGGGAGTGGAACTGGGAATCACCATCAGCT CGCCGTCCAACAGGAAAGCGGGGGACCCTCTCATCATCTCAGACATCAAGAAGGGCAGCGTGGCTCACAG GACGGGCACGCTGGAGCTGGGAGACAAGCTGCTGGCCATCGACAACATCCGCGTGGAGACCTGCTCCATGGAGGAGGCCGTGCAGATCCTGCGGCAGTGCGAAGAGCTGGTCAAGCTCAAGATACGCAAAGACGAGGACAACTCCG ACGAGCAGGAGGTGTCGGGGAGCATCATCTACACGGTGGAGCTGCAGCGCTACGGAGGGCCCCTGGGCATCACCATCTCCGGCACCGAGGAGCCTTTCGACCCTATCATCATCTCCTcgctcaccaagggaggcctggCCGAGAG GACGGGCGCCATCCACGTGGGCGACCGCATCCTGGCCATCAACAGCAGCAGCCTGAAGGGCAAACCCCTGAGCGAGGCCATCACCCTCCTCCAGCAGGCGGGGGAGACCGTCACGCTCAAGATCAAGAAACACGGTGAAC TGTCCAGTCCCAAGTCGTGTCCGGGCCAGGAGAACCACGACGGCGAGGGGGGAGAGGAGCCGCCTCTCACGGCGCCGCCCCCCCCTTCGGCTCAGAGGTTGTTCGGCACGCTGCCCTCCGTCGACAGCGCCGTGGAGTCCTGGGACGGGTCCAACGTGGACGGCGGCTTCGGCAGCCCGA CTCCTTCCTTCCAGTCGTCGCCCTTCACCTTCCACGAGTGGCGCAACGCCAAGACGGGCAACGGCCAATCGCCCGCTTCCTCTCGCCGGAGAGCCAATCCGCTGCCGGACCTGTCGGGCCTCAACGACGACTGGGAACACGTCACGCTCGGCGG GTTCACGGTGGGTCATGATGGGACAGAACCGGACCAGGAGGAGAACTTCTGGTCTCAGGCTCTGGAGGATCTGGAGACGTGTGGACAGAGCGGAATCCTCAGAGAACTGGag GAGCCAGAAAAGGAGACGGAGCTCCTCACTGGG GCCACCATCATGTCCGGCTCCACCCTCAGCCTGAACCACGAGCCGCCCGCCTCGCGCACCTCGCTGGGACGCCAGGCCAGCTTCCAGGAACGCAGCAACAGCCGCCCCCAG GTGACCCCGCGCTCCAACACCTTGCCCTCCGACCCCCAGCGCAGAGCCTTCGCCATGAAGAAGATGAGGCAGGAAGTCAACGACATCCTCAATCAGACGCCGGTGGAGCTTCACAAG CTGACTCTGGAAAAGTCTTCCGACTTGGAGGACTTTGGCTTCAGCGTGTCGGACGGCGTTCTCGATCGCGGCGTTTACGTCAACAACATCCGCGGCGGCGGCCCGGCCGAGCGCGGAGGCCTGCAGGCGTACGACCGCCTCCTACAG ATAAACCACGTGCGCACTCGAGACTTTGACTGCTGCCTGGTCGTTCCGCTCATCGCCGAGTCGTCGAACCGCTTGGATTTGGTCATCAGCCGAAACCCCGCCTCCTCCGCCAACCCGCTGACCAATCATACGGAAGGCACAGACAATAGCCACGCCCCTCAGACGACCGCTTACCAAAAGGAAGCGCGTGAGGACGCGGGCGAGGACGGCGCGCCAATCAAGTGGAAGAAACCTGGGGACGGGCTGGGGGCCGGCCTGGGGGCGGGGCTAGTCACCAACACTTCTGTATAG
- the grip1 gene encoding glutamate receptor-interacting protein 1 isoform X5: protein MERFLALLRLLQRRRRRRYRADDDYQEGYDDVYFYTSKYHARLLHEGPYTKQSAGSRPSDGALAVRRQSIPDEFRGCTLVELMKKEGTTLGLTVSGGIDKDGKPRVSNLRQGGIAARSDQLNVGDYIRSVNGINLAKFRHDEIISLLKNVGERVLLEVEYELPPVSVQGSGVMFKTVEVTLHKEGNSFGFVIRGGASEDRNKCRPIVIATVRSGGPADREGSIKPGDRLLSIDGIRLHGNTLAEAMSVLKQSGQEATMLLEYDVSVMDSVSSASGPLLVEVAKATGSSLGVALSSSMFCSKQVIVIDKVKAASIADRCGALHAGDHILSVDGKSMEFCSLAEATQLLSASCHNVRLEILPQHQARPALNAPQQVSLASSTVGLAGQVVHTETTEVTLLGDGVMGFGLQLQGGVFATETLSSPPLIAYIDPDSPAERCGILQIGDRILSINGVPTEDSTLEETNQLLRDSSITAQLTLEIEFDVAESVIPSSGTFHVKLPKKPGVELGITISSPSNRKAGDPLIISDIKKGSVAHRTGTLELGDKLLAIDNIRVETCSMEEAVQILRQCEELVKLKIRKDEDNSDEQEVSGSIIYTVELQRYGGPLGITISGTEEPFDPIIISSLTKGGLAERTGAIHVGDRILAINSSSLKGKPLSEAITLLQQAGETVTLKIKKHGELSSPKSCPGQENHDGEGGEEPPLTAPPPPSAQRLFGTLPSVDSAVESWDGSNVDGGFGSPTPSFQSSPFTFHEWRNAKTGNGQSPASSRRRANPLPDLSGLNDDWEHVTLGGFTVGHDGTEPDQEENFWSQALEDLETCGQSGILRELEEPEKETELLTGATIMSGSTLSLNHEPPASRTSLGRQASFQERSNSRPQVTPRSNTLPSDPQRRAFAMKKMRQEVNDILNQTPVELHKLTLEKSSDLEDFGFSVSDGVLDRGVYVNNIRGGGPAERGGLQAYDRLLQINHVRTRDFDCCLVVPLIAESSNRLDLVISRNPASSANPLTNHTEGTDNSHAPQTTAYQKEAREDAGEDGAPIKWKKPGDGLGAGLGAGLVTNTSV from the exons ATGAAGGTCCGTACACCAAACAGTCGGCGGGCTCGCGTCCGTCGGACGGAGCGCTGGCCGTCAGGAGGCAGAGCATCCCGG ATGagttccggggctgcacgctggTGGAGCTgatgaagaaggagggcaccacGCTGGGGCTGACTGTGTCGGGCGGCATCGACAAGGACGGAAAGCCGCGGGTGTCCAACCTGAGGCAGGGAGGGATCGCCGCCAG GAGCGACCAGCTGAACGTGGGCGACTACATCCGCTCCGTCAACGGCATCAACTTGGCCAAGTTCCGCCACGACGAGATCATCAGCCTGCTGAAGAACGTGGGCGAGCGCGTGCTGCTGGAGGTGGAATACGAGCTGCCGCCCGTCT CCGTGCAGGGTTCGGGTGTCATGTTCAAGACGGTGGAGGTGACGCTGCACAAGGAAGGGAACAGCTTTGGATTCGTCATCAGAG GTGGAGCCAGCGAAGACAGGAACAAGTGTCGACCCATCGTCATAGCAACCGTACGCTCGGGAGGGCCAGCTGACAG GGAGGGCAGCATCAAACCTGGCGACCGTCTGCTGAGCATCGACGGCATCCGTCTCCACGGCAACACGCTGGCGGAGGCCATGAGCGTTCTGAAGCAGAGCGGGCAGGAAGCCACCATGCTGCTGGAGTACGACGTCTCCGTCATGG ACTCCGTGTCTTCGGCTTCGGGTCCTCTGCTGGTGGAGGTTGCCAAGGCGACGGGCTCCAGCCTGGGCGTGGCTCTGTCCTCGTCCATGTTCTGCAGCAAGCAGGTCATCGTCATCGACAAAGTTAAAGCGGCCAGCATCGCCGACAG GTGCGGCGCCCTCCACGCGGGCGATCACATCCTGTCGGTGGACGGCAAATCCATGGAGTTCTGCTCCCTGGCCGAGGCCACGCAGCTGCTGTCCGCTTCCTGCCACAACGTGCGCTTGGAGATCCTGCCGCAACACCAGGCCCGCCCGGCCCTCAACGCGCCGCAGCAAG tgTCCCTGGCGTCCAGCACGGTGGGTCTGGCCGGCCAGGTGGTCCACACCGAGACCACCGAGGTGACCTTGCTGGGCGACGGCGTCATGGGCTTCGGCCTCCAGCTGCAGGGCGGCGTCTTTGCCACCGAGACGCTCTCCTCGCCCCCGCTCATCGCTTACATCGACCCTGACAGTCCCGCTGAGAG GTGCGGCATCCTGCAGATCGGCGACAGGATCTTGTCCATCAACGGCGTTCCCACAGAAGACTCCACTTTGGAAGAAACCAATCAGCTGCTCAGAGACTCCTCCATCACTGCACAACTCACACTGGAGATTGAGTTTGACGTGGCCG AATCGGTCATCCCGTCCTCCGGAACCTTCCACGTGAAGCTGCCCAAGAAACCGGGAGTGGAACTGGGAATCACCATCAGCT CGCCGTCCAACAGGAAAGCGGGGGACCCTCTCATCATCTCAGACATCAAGAAGGGCAGCGTGGCTCACAG GACGGGCACGCTGGAGCTGGGAGACAAGCTGCTGGCCATCGACAACATCCGCGTGGAGACCTGCTCCATGGAGGAGGCCGTGCAGATCCTGCGGCAGTGCGAAGAGCTGGTCAAGCTCAAGATACGCAAAGACGAGGACAACTCCG ACGAGCAGGAGGTGTCGGGGAGCATCATCTACACGGTGGAGCTGCAGCGCTACGGAGGGCCCCTGGGCATCACCATCTCCGGCACCGAGGAGCCTTTCGACCCTATCATCATCTCCTcgctcaccaagggaggcctggCCGAGAG GACGGGCGCCATCCACGTGGGCGACCGCATCCTGGCCATCAACAGCAGCAGCCTGAAGGGCAAACCCCTGAGCGAGGCCATCACCCTCCTCCAGCAGGCGGGGGAGACCGTCACGCTCAAGATCAAGAAACACGGTGAAC TGTCCAGTCCCAAGTCGTGTCCGGGCCAGGAGAACCACGACGGCGAGGGGGGAGAGGAGCCGCCTCTCACGGCGCCGCCCCCCCCTTCGGCTCAGAGGTTGTTCGGCACGCTGCCCTCCGTCGACAGCGCCGTGGAGTCCTGGGACGGGTCCAACGTGGACGGCGGCTTCGGCAGCCCGA CTCCTTCCTTCCAGTCGTCGCCCTTCACCTTCCACGAGTGGCGCAACGCCAAGACGGGCAACGGCCAATCGCCCGCTTCCTCTCGCCGGAGAGCCAATCCGCTGCCGGACCTGTCGGGCCTCAACGACGACTGGGAACACGTCACGCTCGGCGG GTTCACGGTGGGTCATGATGGGACAGAACCGGACCAGGAGGAGAACTTCTGGTCTCAGGCTCTGGAGGATCTGGAGACGTGTGGACAGAGCGGAATCCTCAGAGAACTGGag GAGCCAGAAAAGGAGACGGAGCTCCTCACTGGG GCCACCATCATGTCCGGCTCCACCCTCAGCCTGAACCACGAGCCGCCCGCCTCGCGCACCTCGCTGGGACGCCAGGCCAGCTTCCAGGAACGCAGCAACAGCCGCCCCCAG GTGACCCCGCGCTCCAACACCTTGCCCTCCGACCCCCAGCGCAGAGCCTTCGCCATGAAGAAGATGAGGCAGGAAGTCAACGACATCCTCAATCAGACGCCGGTGGAGCTTCACAAG CTGACTCTGGAAAAGTCTTCCGACTTGGAGGACTTTGGCTTCAGCGTGTCGGACGGCGTTCTCGATCGCGGCGTTTACGTCAACAACATCCGCGGCGGCGGCCCGGCCGAGCGCGGAGGCCTGCAGGCGTACGACCGCCTCCTACAG ATAAACCACGTGCGCACTCGAGACTTTGACTGCTGCCTGGTCGTTCCGCTCATCGCCGAGTCGTCGAACCGCTTGGATTTGGTCATCAGCCGAAACCCCGCCTCCTCCGCCAACCCGCTGACCAATCATACGGAAGGCACAGACAATAGCCACGCCCCTCAGACGACCGCTTACCAAAAGGAAGCGCGTGAGGACGCGGGCGAGGACGGCGCGCCAATCAAGTGGAAGAAACCTGGGGACGGGCTGGGGGCCGGCCTGGGGGCGGGGCTAGTCACCAACACTTCTGTATAG